A window of Hippoglossus stenolepis isolate QCI-W04-F060 chromosome 16, HSTE1.2, whole genome shotgun sequence contains these coding sequences:
- the eef2kmt gene encoding protein-lysine N-methyltransferase EEF2KMT isoform X1 produces MVSKDSAGSQQETFRDRIIKEKMDVLKEKMDVLNDFQRFFFSMSRLASFPWTFLEKDLQSNKSSQFILDILKQTCLHPLCTKFPPSVKYRRLFISELIRQQEAAGCDPLDELYDALAKVLGAEDTPDCYKSYLLPCGDSVSLLENVALISEGTTGLVTWESALYLAEWALDHQQAFTGRTVLELGSGVGLTGITICRSCSPNRFFFSDCHPSVLQKLRTNVQLNGLSEQTTPTANVELLDWTTATEEQLQEIGADTVIAADVVYDPEIVGSLVTLLTKILRCSSPEVLICSTIRNPETYSGFKQQLENAGINHHVVTGHVSHVFPYSRFSSIEMIKLYR; encoded by the exons ATGGTCTCAAAAGATTCTGCTGGTTCGCAGCAGGAAACCTTCCGAGATCGgattataaaagaaaagatggatgtgttgaaagaaaagatggatgTGTTGAACGATTTCCAGcgattttttttctctatgaGTCGTTTGGCTTCGTTTCCCTGGACT TTTCTAGAAAAAGACCTGCAAAGCAACAAATCATCACAATTCATTTTAGATATCTTGAAACAG ACGTGTCTTCACCCTCTGTGCACAAAGTTTCCACCATCAGTCAAATACAGGAGGCTGTTCATCTCCGAGCTCATCAGACAG CAGGAGGCGGCGGGCTGCGACCCTCTGGACGAGCTCTACGACGCTCTGGCCAAGGTGCTGGGAGCTGAAGACACGCCTGACTGCTACAAGAGCTACTTACTG CCCTGTGGTGACTCAGTCAGCCTGTTGGAGAACGTAGCTCTGATCTCAGAGGGAACCACCGGTCTGGTGACCTGGGAGAGCGCCCTCTACCTGGCAGAGTGGGCTCTGGATCACCAGCAGGCCTTCACTGGCAG GACAGTTCTGGAGCTGGGCAGTGGTGTGGGGTTGACCGGTATCACCATCTGTCGCTCCTGCAGCCCGAACAGATTTTTCTTCAGCGACTGTCACCCCAGCGTCCTGCAGAAACTGAGGACCAACGTCCAGCTGAATGGGCTGAGTGAGCAGACGACTCCCACGGCCAACGTTGAACTGCTGGACTGGACTACAGCGACTGAGGAGCAGTTACAAGAGATCGGAGCTGACACCGTCATCGCTGCAG ATGTGGTGTACGATCCCGAAATCGTGGGAAGCCTGGTGACACTTCTGACCAAGATCCTGAGATGTTCTTCTCCCGAGGTCCTGATCTGCTCCACCATAAGAAACCCGGAGACGTACAGCGGCTTCAAGCAGCAGCTCG aaaaCGCAGGAATCAACCATCATGTGGTCACAGGACATGTCAGCCACGTGTTTCCTTACAGCAGATTCTCATCAATAGAAATGATCAAACTGTACAGATGA
- the eef2kmt gene encoding protein-lysine N-methyltransferase EEF2KMT isoform X2, with amino-acid sequence MVSKDSAGSQQETFRDRIIKEKMDVLKEKMDVLNDFQRFFFSMSRLASFPWTFLEKDLQSNKSSQFILDILKQTCLHPLCTKFPPSVKYRRLFISELIRQEAAGCDPLDELYDALAKVLGAEDTPDCYKSYLLPCGDSVSLLENVALISEGTTGLVTWESALYLAEWALDHQQAFTGRTVLELGSGVGLTGITICRSCSPNRFFFSDCHPSVLQKLRTNVQLNGLSEQTTPTANVELLDWTTATEEQLQEIGADTVIAADVVYDPEIVGSLVTLLTKILRCSSPEVLICSTIRNPETYSGFKQQLENAGINHHVVTGHVSHVFPYSRFSSIEMIKLYR; translated from the exons ATGGTCTCAAAAGATTCTGCTGGTTCGCAGCAGGAAACCTTCCGAGATCGgattataaaagaaaagatggatgtgttgaaagaaaagatggatgTGTTGAACGATTTCCAGcgattttttttctctatgaGTCGTTTGGCTTCGTTTCCCTGGACT TTTCTAGAAAAAGACCTGCAAAGCAACAAATCATCACAATTCATTTTAGATATCTTGAAACAG ACGTGTCTTCACCCTCTGTGCACAAAGTTTCCACCATCAGTCAAATACAGGAGGCTGTTCATCTCCGAGCTCATCAGACAG GAGGCGGCGGGCTGCGACCCTCTGGACGAGCTCTACGACGCTCTGGCCAAGGTGCTGGGAGCTGAAGACACGCCTGACTGCTACAAGAGCTACTTACTG CCCTGTGGTGACTCAGTCAGCCTGTTGGAGAACGTAGCTCTGATCTCAGAGGGAACCACCGGTCTGGTGACCTGGGAGAGCGCCCTCTACCTGGCAGAGTGGGCTCTGGATCACCAGCAGGCCTTCACTGGCAG GACAGTTCTGGAGCTGGGCAGTGGTGTGGGGTTGACCGGTATCACCATCTGTCGCTCCTGCAGCCCGAACAGATTTTTCTTCAGCGACTGTCACCCCAGCGTCCTGCAGAAACTGAGGACCAACGTCCAGCTGAATGGGCTGAGTGAGCAGACGACTCCCACGGCCAACGTTGAACTGCTGGACTGGACTACAGCGACTGAGGAGCAGTTACAAGAGATCGGAGCTGACACCGTCATCGCTGCAG ATGTGGTGTACGATCCCGAAATCGTGGGAAGCCTGGTGACACTTCTGACCAAGATCCTGAGATGTTCTTCTCCCGAGGTCCTGATCTGCTCCACCATAAGAAACCCGGAGACGTACAGCGGCTTCAAGCAGCAGCTCG aaaaCGCAGGAATCAACCATCATGTGGTCACAGGACATGTCAGCCACGTGTTTCCTTACAGCAGATTCTCATCAATAGAAATGATCAAACTGTACAGATGA
- the pigq gene encoding phosphatidylinositol N-acetylglucosaminyltransferase subunit Q, which produces MVLKIFFPQCCNRADSGLLVGRWIANNDSAVVLAVIHYPFISGQVKQYIQKMQAQSGVELSVLGSWSLPKDGQEGMESFLVDLSTIFPQERWLQISREVGKAGFICNILLRDQNGVVAQQKVKKKRDEEDEKTDGEEEEGEEEKKVIFVHYEQRKVMLSELHPIQNGVPDPKTDPPSELRQMFHTVAHSQPLFFLDRYDDGPLKSTHWQSEGREGSIIVELLKQASVPLCLLITWLLSMWTWICNIRIFSWYPLRFLGSKLSTCVQLNYRTEHMRTISSTKPAVGHSDFMRKANIVVSILVDVALGLLLISWLYRDNHITMLANTLVPAADHVAKELDELLQWLMGAPAGLKMNRALDQVLGRFFLYHIHLWISYIHLMSPFVEGILWYGGLSACLGLTFALSLLSDMVALLTFHIYCFYVYGARLYCLKIYGLSSLWRLFRGKKWNVLRQRVDSCSYDLDQLFIGTLLFTILLFLLPTTALYYLVFTLLRLLVVLLQGVVHLSVDFLNSFPLFAMALRICRSYRLAEGVKFRVLCEEPGTALHLMMEINPLKCSTVVQTYRTPTYSCYPKDSWAALVKKLFVGELIYPWRHKTTKTD; this is translated from the exons ATGGTGCTCAAGATTTTCTTCCCACAATGCTGTAACCGGGCCGACAGCGGGCTGCTGGTGGGCCGCTGGATCGCCAATAATGACTCGGCCGTGGTGCTGGCGGTCATCCACTACCCGTTCATTTCTGGACAGGTCAAACAGTACATCCAGAAG ATGCAGGCTCAGAGTGGTGTGGAGCTGTCGGTGTTGGGTTCATGGAGTTTACCCAAAGATGGTCAGGAGGGCATGGAGAGCTTCCTCGTAGACCTCAGCACCATCTTCCCACAGGAGCGCTGGCTCCAGATCAGCCGCGAGGTGGGCAAGGCGGGCTTCATCTGTAACATCCTCCTTCGGGATCAGA ATGGAGTTGTAGCTCAGCAGAAagtaaagaagaagagagatgaagaagatgagaagactgatggtgaggaggaggaaggggaagaggagaagaaggtgaTCTTCGTCCACTACGAGCAGAGGAAGGTGATGCTGTCGGAGCTTCACCCCATCCAGAATGGAGTTCCTGACCCCAAAACTGATCCTCCATCTGAGCTTAGACAG ATGTTCCACACGGTGGCTCACAGTCAGCCTCTGTTCTTCCTGGACAGATACGACGACGGGCCGCTCAAGTCGACTCACTGGCAGTCTGAAGGTCGAGAGGGCAGCATCATTGTGGAGCTGCTCAAACAAGCTTCTGTCCCGCTCTGCCTGCTCATCACGTGGCTGTTGTCCATGTGGACGTGGATCTGCAACATCCg CATCTTCAGCTGGTACCCGCTCCGCTTCCTGGGCAGTAAACTGTCCACGTGTGTCCAGCTCAACTATAGAACCGAACACATGAGGACTATCAGCTCAACCAAACCAGCTGTAGGACACTCAGACTTCATGAG AAAAGCCAACATCGTGGTGTCAATCTTGGTGGACGTGGCTCTCGGCCTGCTGCTCATCTCTTGGCTCTACAGAGACAACCACATCACCATGTTAGCAAACACGCTGGTGCCCGCGGCAGAT caTGTGGCCAAAGAGCTggatgagctgctgcagtggctgATGGGAGCTCCTGCTGGGCTGAAGATGAATCGGGCCCTGGACCAGGTTCTGGGACGCTTCTTCCTCTACCACATTCACCTGTGGATCA GCTACATCCACCTGATGTCTCCGTTCGTTGAGGGGATCCTCTGGTACGGGGGCCTGTCCGCCTGCCTGGGCCTGACCTTTGCCCTCTCGCTGCTCTCAGATATGGTGGCCCTCCTCACCTTCCATATCTACTGCTTCTATGTCTACGGAGCCAG aTTGTACTGTCTGAAGATCTACGGCCTCTCGTCTCTCTGGAGGCTCTTCAGAGGGAAGAAGTGGAACGTCCTGCGTCAGAGAGTGGACTCCTGCTCCTATGACCTGGACCAG CTCTTCATTGGAACGCTGCTCTTCACCATCCTGCTCTTCCTGCTTCCCACGACAGCGCTCTACTACCTAGTCTTCACTCTG TTGCGGTTGCTGGTGGTGCTTCTCCAGGGTGTCGTCCACCTGAGTGTGGATTTCCTCAACTCCTTCCCACTGTTCGCTATGGCCCTCCGCATCTGTCGGTCCTACAGATTGGCAG AAGGTGTAAAGTTCCGGGTCCTGTGTGAAGAACCTGGAACGGCCCTTCACCTAATGATGGAG ATTAACCCTCTGAAGTGCAGCACAGTGGTTCAGACCTACCGCACTCCCACTTACAGCTGTTACCCAAAAGACTCATGGGCAGCGCTGGTCAAGAAACTCTTTGTCGGGGAGCTGATTTATCCCTGGAGACACAAAACCACCAAGACTGACTGA